From the genome of Denticeps clupeoides chromosome 17, fDenClu1.1, whole genome shotgun sequence:
TCACGCCATCCGTGCCAACGAtcggttttatatatatatatatatatatatatatatatatacacacacacacacacacacacacacacacaaggtgcgtTGAAACTACGATTTAATACGCTATTGTATTAATTGAAAACAGATAAGTGATTACTTTTTATATCTAATTTTGACTGGTTTGGCTTAAATAAACAGTATTCCAGACCTGCATTCTAgttccataaaataaaatagtattTCATAAATTGCGATTTATAGTACAGCCCTATACTTATTTGGCACTCTGGCTGGCATTCCGGTCTTTAAACGTTAAACATTAACCCCGACATGACCGCTGAGTGTGTGTACTCTCACAAGTCAGAGCTAACATTGTGCCACAGCTGTGAATAGTTATATGAACAATATGGCACGTGCTGCACTAAATGTCTGATTCTGATGCCTTTACATTTATcatggcatttattagacgcccttaaccagagtgacttagtcagtagtgaccGAGACAGCCACCCCCGgggacactcaggcttaagtatgttgcacagggacacaatggtagtaactccaagtgcataactccacgtgttcattcatagttttgatcccttcagtgagaatctaccaatgcaaatggtccAAAttcttggcctgtactgtatgtatgtggtCCATCGAAATATAAACTAATAATCTCTGCTGTTGTTGGGACATGCAGGTATTAAGTAATGAGTATTCACTGAAACATTCACTGTgaatgtttcttaaaaaaaaacacacaaacagcataCACAAAATGTGAAACCTCAGTATCAAACATCCTTTAACATATTTATTCTaagaaaatgtacagtataGAAAATATTTCGGTCCATTTCCAAAATAATCTATGTCAGTCAGATAAGAACATGTAAAcgtcacattaaaatgaaacatacaTAGTCCTTTAAATGGAACTGTGCTAGTGAGGTAAAGTCAACTGTTTAAAAGCCAGTCAccacatttacaataaaaagtcaacaaaaatgtacaaaactttaaaaaggaacaaataaatatgatttcacATTAAATCAAATCTAATTGATTTTACTAGTGCAGACAAACTGGACAACAGCAGAAGAGaaattgtgaatttaaatgCATCTAGTATCTAGTGCAGTAAATACACCAGGGTCACTATGGTACTGTACAGAGCATGAACTCACATCTCAAACATTGTACACTAGGCTGCCCCACAAGATGCACAGATAGAGGAGgacacacacataacctgctTCAAACGCAGCGAAAATGGCAATAAAACGTTGCAAATTTCGGTCTACCCTCGTACTTACACCAGAAATGGCATTATGCGTATTAGATGTACATAGATATAGTTGGGGGCAACagacaaaattttttttttttttttttgaaagagaGGGAAAGTCTATAATCTGACCCAATGTGATCACAGACTTGACAATCTGAGCAAGATATAAAAAAGCCACTGAGGAAATGATTACAAAAGCCCTTGTCTGACAACTGATGACTATGAGGAATCACCAAAGCTGGCATTCATCACAGAAAGTTTACAATCCAGTGTCCaatatttaggaaaaaaaaaaacacacacacacacacacacacacacacacttgcaccaCTGTACATGGTATGTACAGCAATGTGGTGCTTTTGATATACACATCACAGCAAATTACAGAGGGGGATGTGATGAATACAGCTCAAGTTGGCACTGGTGCACAGATGCAAACCCTGACATTTTGCAAGAGCATCTGATTTAGTTTAAGGCTTCCACAAGAAAGTGTTGCTGATGAAGACGCAATATGTGCCACTCTGGCATTGAGGTAGATTTATCTGCACCCATATTCACCCAAGTTGTTAACCTCAATGCTCTGTTACGAGGAAAGGGGAAGTGAAAGCATATTCAGATCAGTGTTAAAACAAATTCAAAGAGGACAGAAAAAATGGTTCATAATCAGTGTTGATCAAAGAATAACAGCTTAATAACATTGCCCAAACCAATAACCTACACCACTATATAAAAACTTAACAACCTCAACGCACATTAGACATTGAAGACATTCTGAAAGAAATCTGCCTTCAGAATGGCCTGAACAACTGAACACATGAACTAAGGTCAATATATTCAATCACATTTAAGAGACATATGTTTGTTTCAAAATACCCGTATTAAAATCACGACACCCTGAGGACACATACAGTTAACTGGATTGGGaagtaattaaaatgcattcataCAAAATGTGAAGCACAAACAAATACTCCCCAGCACAAGCAAGAGAGAAACCCCACATATTTGGGAGCTGTGTAGAATGCAGCATTGGACAAACATTAGAAATTTAAAACAATCAGAGGTtcagaaagttctggaaaagttcTGTGCAAGCTGATTCTCAGTAATGGTTCCTATAACTATGAGAATATAATTATGTTCAAAGGGTTAAAGGGTCATCTGATATGTTCATATGTACATGGCAACAAGCCCCAACCTTAAATTAAAGGCTACAAATTTCCATAAAAAGGATCCTAGTGCATATCAGAGAACCCCACTAGCTctgtaaattgaaaaaaagacattccCTTCTAGTACTTGTAAATGATGCATAAGAAAAGATCTAAAGCAAAACTGCTCTTAGTGTATATGGAGATTAGCTACCAAAAGAGGGGGAAAACAACTCATAGTTTCTATATTAGCCTGGTGACCGTTCCATACATTCACAAATGCTCACCATGCTGTACCTCACATTAATCACGACCGCAAAGGTAACTATCTGTATGCCCTGTCCGAGCAAGGACCTAAACAtaacttatttacatttacactaaaGTTCTTTTCCTCCCCCCTTTTTACACCTGAGATTAATATTTttgggagaaagaaaaacattaaatgtgtATCAATTTGTCCTTCCCCCTTGTTCTTGAAGGCAATGTGCCCACAAAGAGCCATGGCCTAATCCTCTGGAATAGCAGGCAGTCGGATCCCAAATTCTGGATCATGCACATTGAGTAGCCATTTACAGTGTGAAGTGCAGAATTCCAGTGGTGTAGCTCCAGTGATgggcttcagaaaaaaaagttcataacttaatttttttttttttaagaagagtCACATTCATATTTTGAAAATATTACAGTAGATCATAAAGAAAAGTCCAAAATTTGATCTCTCACAAAGAACAAAAATTTCCAGAGAAGGGCTGGTGAATAAAGGACAAGTCCTTAATTTAGTCTTCTTTTACCTATGGGAGATAAAGAGagaataatgaaaatgaagctATTGACAGGTTTGTCAAGACAAGGCTAATTGAAATGTGCAGCATTCAACACTTACACACCTTCGGCCAAGTCACACACCCTGCTTACTGCTCTGAGCAGTGGAAGACACCCCGCTCTTCATCTGCTGTCTGTTTCGGACAGAAATGGAAAAAGCTCAGCACTTGCTCGTAGATGAGTGGACGGcattaaaaacagaattgtagtagtgctgcacgattaatctaatcgcaatcataatcgcgatgtcagtctgtgcgattacatgaacgcaaaaagatgcgatttaaatgatagtacatggattggatcggatatgttgccgatccaaagttggcgagctgactgaagtctcacatctcagtcagatgtgacgtgtttggtcacatgactttcgattcggagacatatgggtagacggcgcatgacgagctgcatcgtacgtcaacgtcgccgccatattgcgataggctctgcagTGGCGTGAAGATTATACATGtttatggagagaagtgcaaaaaatgcctcactcttgtgctgcttggggctgtacaaaccgctgtacgctccaaaccagatcccgggggattacatttcataggtaaagcgggacaattgttttgaatatatttggccattataaaatcccgttttataagtcttaaccttagctaagctaggctaagctagcgaagctatgcattcctgtgttcaagtcagcctccaaacaacgttttggctaaacgtaggcattaactatttagactgttcttagctgtttagttaacttttttcaaactttgaaggtttcctaaagaaattcacctcagtttacaaatcttaaccttagctaagctagcaaagctatgcatccctgtgttcaagtcagcctccaaacaacgttttggttaaacgtaagaactataatacgggattttataatggccaaatataatcaaaacagttgtttagccttaccagggtttgtcgttcgacagtaatgtaaagagttttttgtgattgttttatttttttgtgactattttatatttgtagaatattgtattttgaaagcactgggcatttcaggttgttataagtagtttgtatgtttcactttgaaattaaacatttcactattagtttgcgacttttcattgatatacaagcaagtgtcctttatcatatcacaaattgcaatattgatctcaataatcgcaatatgtctttttccccaaatcgtgcagccctaaattGTAGGTATGTTTAAACAGGAGAAGAAAATTTATTCCCAATGTGAACTGTGATCCACTGTCAATTCTGCCAAGAATATCTACACTGCATTGAAAACCTGTGAATAATCTCAGCAACTCCCAgtgtaccactagagggagccatGGTAGTACATGTATCAGAATTTGAAAACCAAGGCTTAGTTGCAGCGATGGGAATAACGGCATTaaagtaatgctgtaaatgggccACAGAAATAAACCAATTACATGCAGCGCTTTATGGTAAATAATCTGTTTTCATCCAACcagccattttttaattttaggcAATGGGGAGATAACCGCATGTGAGCTGATGATTGGCAAAGGTTGAGTTAAATTTCATGGTAAGCCAACCAGAGGCAGATGTGGGTAGGtgtttacacacagacacggcCACATGCGTGCAGGACAGACACAGTAACATTTATTTGAGTGAGGGAAAAGTATGTTAAATAGAACTAAGTCTTTATCCACGTTGGTAACAAGCAATTCAATCTGATAAAGGGCCTCTCATTGTCTTGCCATCAAAACTAGTGGCCAACAATGTGAGCACCGCTAATCAAGGAGGAGACGGAGGCATGCCATCTATCCATGAGACATGCCACAACTAGTtactggggtagtggtggccaaGAAGGTAAGGAAGGTCCCCCTTGACCAAGGTACTGTGCCCCCACAGTGCTCGCCGGgcacctttcacggctgcccactgctcactaagggcaattggttaaatgcaggagACATTTTCAACGGTAGCCCATTCGCGTCAATAGAAATGCAAATGCATCAACACAAATAAGCCAAGTTAAGGACTCCGCGTTCATTTATCAAAATTGTATATTGCACATAATATTTGATATCTGAACACATTGTCCATTATTATTTACGTAAACACATCACTGCTCATTATGACaggcattaataaatgttttctagCATCAGCGCTTCAGTTGTAGTAATGGGTCTCATTTTCATTGGGGCGTAAACTCTGGTGTGGCTTTTGCAGCCACAAAAGTAGTTACGCGCCTGTCATATGCTAGAAAACATTAATTAATGTCTGTTATAATGAGCTATGTTATTAACTATGTGTTTATGTAAGGGATAATTGACACTACGTCCATACATCAAACATGCACGATATACGATATTTGATatacattatccagagcaacttaagtgtcttgctaaggaacacaatggtagtaagcgggagtctaacttgggtcttctggataTATGAATGCAGTGTTCGTAACTTCTGGTGTGGATTTGTGCACAGCCTTCTTGGCCATtgtacatttcgttgtgtacatCATGTGctgaaattaatcttataatcaaTGTATTGCTGTGCAGATctggatgattctgcatcgatgtagtgcagaacataattgattatttaataatcacattgcttggtgattttctggcggctgTATAAAAACAGTGCAGTTAGTGACTTTGGGAAGGACTTTCACGCTTCGTATCACGGTAAAAAcagaaatttgttgaacttcaCCCACTGCACGCCGTGACACATTTTTGCACGACCAAACATATATTTATCCTCTGAGCCTCATGGCAAGAGCAGCGCATGTCGCAGTTGGTGGCTTTAGATTAGCTTCAATGAGCATAAAATTAGTCAGCGTTCAGGTCCGTGCTCACCTGACGCCCGCCGTTTTTCTGGCATTTGTTCAGACAGGTGATGAATCACagtgcattgataatcgtaaccTAACCGTGAGACACTGCTTAGATGGCCCCCTGTGCACAGACTGAAGACCCTTACCCTGAGTGAAGGAGGTGTTCAGGCACCATGCTTCTTTGTGGCACCATCATGCCCTGAAAGTGGCCTCCTGCTTGTGGATGTCTGTACATAGCCATTCGAGTCTGACCAGGAGGAAAGGGCAGATGCTGAGGTCGTTGCAGAGCCTCCATCAGGTGAGGGTGCGGTTGCTGTGGTGCGTAGTGTCCACCCGGATAGGGATGAGAGGAGAAGAGGGAACGTGGCATCATGTGTGAAGGCAGTGCTCCACCCTGCTGCATCCCAGGGTGCATACCGCGTGGATTGTACATGAGGTTGACCATGTGCTGCATCTGTGGGTTGCGGGAATGAGCATTATGGCTGTCCAGGTCAAGGATCTCCTTGGGGCTATCTGACCGGTCCGATACCTCGCCTGTCCTGGGAGGCTTTACTGGGCTTCTGGCATCCCTATTcaccactgcaccaccatgGTGCCCATCAGAAATTGAGTTTGGGGACATCAGGCTGCCTCCAGAGCCCTCTGAGCCCATAGGTGAGATGCTGCTGTCTTTCAGACGGCCATTTATACTGGTGCCACCTGTAGGTGGGAAAGCACTGGAGAGGGGTCTCGGCTGGTATTGGGGTCTGAACCACTCCTCCCCTGGATAGCCACCCCTGGAATTACTTTGATGATGAGTGTAGTACTGTTGCTGCTGGTACTGAGGAAATGCATTTGCGGGTCCATGAGCGGGCTCGGAGCCCATGTAAGTGTAAGGAGAACACTGTTGATGATAACCGGGATACCGAGCAGGGTTCTGGTGAGGACTCATGGGATGTGCCATTTGCTGGTTTAGGAAAGGTTGGCTATTTGCCTGCGGCAATGGTTTGCCTGCATGTTGGCCGTAGGGTTGATGTGTTTGTCCACTCAGACCATACCTAACCATGCTTCCATTCTCTTGAACCTGAGGGTGGGTTGGCACAGCTTCGCCCTGATTGGGTATAGGTCCCTGCATGTGCCCTGTGGGTTGGCCAGCCAGTTGTGATTGCCCCTCTGCACCAAAGTTCTGTTTGTAATGACCATTGGCAGGTGCGGACTTGGCAGTCCTTAAGTTTGTGCCTTCCTGAGGGCCAGAACTGCCACCTGACTCCTGCCTGCTTGGGGGCTCATTCGGCCGTTGGTCTCCATGGTCTGCTGGGCTTGGCTGGGGAGGCAGCTGAGACACAGGATGGCTGGGGGGCAGAGACGTGAGGGGAGCTGGCTGCTGCGTGCCAGACTGGGCTCCGTGTGGTGCGCTCTGTGGCATGCCATGCATTGGGCCCAATGGATCTGCATTCTGCGGAGCCTGGGTGGAGCTATTCTGATGTGTATGTTGAGTAGGATTTTTTTCTGGTGAGGAATTGTGATTTTTCACAGGGGTTTCAGAAGAAGTGTTTGTGGGATGTTCTTGAGGCTGTGGGTTCTGGTGCATTTGCTGAGGAGGTATAGTTTGAGGAATGTGCTGAGGAATATTTTGAAGAGTGGTATTCTGGGCAGTCTGCTGAGAGGGAACATGTTGAGGGTGTGCATTGTGGACCATTAGAGGAGGAATGTTCTGGTGATGGTCCCGGTCTGTGCCATGCAGAGGTCCTGCCTGTTCACTTGGATCACGCATTCTTCTCCACTCTGGGCTCTGCATGTTTCCAATTGGCCTACTGGCAAACTCAGAAGAGTTGCGAAGTGGGGTGTTTTCAGAATTAGCAGAGGCCATTGTGCCTTGAGCCATATGCATATTTGGCATCTTGGATTCTGTCAAACCTGTAAaagtgtgtaaaacagtatAGACTGGTTTAGAGAAAACAATGATGTCTTTAAAACAAATCAGAAGTTATTGGACTAATTATACAAATCACTGCATTGTATCATTAGCAAATTAAACTCAAAATGGACCTAAAGATCACAAAAACAAGACTTGAAACAGGATATGAAACCTCTGGGTTCACTTCTGCAAGTCCATGAGGTTCACCTCtgtaagcataaaaaaaaaaaaaaaaaaaaaaaaaaaaaaaaaaacattcttaccGACATCAGAACTATGGGCACTGTGGACTTCTGCAGAAGGCCTGCCAAATTTTTCTGTTGAGCACTGCTGAGGAGAGTGTGGTGGGACACTGTTGCCATGGGGAAATCCTGCAAATGTGCCAGTGCGCTGGTGTGTGGAGCCAGAAGACAGTTGCTGCAAAGCCAGCATCTCTGGGCTCTCAAGCATGGAGGCTAGATGAGACTTTTGGTCCTGATGAGATGCTACAGGCCGCTGGGACACAGGGCCAGGGGAGCCCACAGAGCTGGACATCCTGTACTGGCCACTGGTGGGAGGGTACCCTGCTGCTTGATTTGGCCATGGTTTGGGTGCTAAGCTGTGGTTGTGGTTAAATGGGTGCTGGTTACTTATATTTGGGTCTGAAATCACAGGTCCATTTGGTCGTTGGTGGCCTTGGGGTCCAACTCCTGACCACATGTTAGGTATACCAGGTGGACAGTAGGGAGGATATGAACTGTGCTGGGGAGGGACTTCTGAACCTGGATACCGTGGGCCATTTGGATGAACTATCTGGCCTTCTGGGCGCTGGCGGGACGTGTACATGTGGCCCTCTGTGGGAGGGGTACAAAGTCCTCCAGACTGTAGGGCCATTGGTCTAGGACCCAGTGATGGGCCATGAGTTGGACCCATATATGAATGTCTCTGCTGTTCTTGGTACTGTGGCTGCAATGGCCGTCCTTCAGGACCCACAGGGTATCTGGGGCCAAAATGTGGTCCATTTCCATAAGGTGGCTATCAAAGACAAATGGTTAAACTACTTAGCACTTTTAGAGCAAAAAGGAACTTCAGTAAAACAGAATGATTCTGTTTTTTACCTGCATATTAAAATTGTGTGGCATACGCTGAAGCCCAGGATCACCAGGTCTTTGCCCAGGGTAAGGGTACCTGGGGTCTATCATCATGCGTTGAACAAACATGCCAGGACCAAGTGAGCCAGCAGGATGGTGAAGCTGCTGTTTAGTTGTAACATTAGTTATTCATTAAATCAAGGACATTTGATAATTAATGCTGGGCATTAAGAGTTACTTAACAACACGACATGAGTCACAGTGCCATGGTTGCATTAATACCAGGGATTCAAATTGATTTTCCACAATGGGGGGAAGAATTCTACCCCTACcattaaaacaaagaaataaaactatGTACACAAAAGCCACTTGACTTTCCCTGCATTGATCAACTTTGTGGTGCTGTAGCTTAAACACTGACCTCAGTACCTCACAGCTAGGcatgaacaataaaataacTATTATACATGGCTTTACAGATACACAAAGCATAattttagggttagggttaaagGACTCATCACACGTCTTACTTGCTGTGCAGGATGGTAAAGGTTGGGACGTCCATCAAATCCAGGATTGTGCTGATTTGGAGGAACACATTGTGGATAAGGCGTTCCATTTTTCCAGGGGGAGGGAGGATATGGAGGACCACTTTTATGAATGTCCTCATCAGCCTTGCCATTTGTAGTACGCCTGCGCTGAACCTGCTCTGTGGCCCGGATGAGGCTTTCTGGCCCTGATTGCCGCTGCTTGCTCCGCTTTTTTTCCTTCCGGTCTCTGTCTTCTTTGCTGACCTGGAACTCCTCATCCGTGTCTCCATCCTCAGATGGGAAGTGCTTCAGAAGGGCTCTGCTAAAACAGCGCTCCAATGATTCTGCCATAATTGTGTACTCTGAAGAGAACAGAACAGCAGGTTGTCAGGAGCAGGTTCAGACATCTTAAGGCATACTAATACTTGTCAAGTATTACTGGCTAAACATTTCAAGAAAATAACttatttactttacattatcATTAGGTATTCCATAACTTGTGGTATTCTATCTACTGAGGTATTCCATACAATTATTTGGATTAATAAAACTAGGAAATTTAAGCTTTTCTTAAAGCACACTGTACCTGAGACCAGCactggttttgttttatttttttaagaacacAACACAACCACCACCTAGTGACCTGGTGTTTCCTGACCCCAAGCCGGACAATGTTCCTCATGGAGCACATTCCAATGCAAAGTCTTTATGAACAGAATGTCTCTGTAACATTCAAGGTCTTGGCAGAGGACAACTTAATCACTCTCAATTCATCATTGTCAGGTTGCTAAGTCCAGCCTTCTGCACACAGACCACTAAAGCAAACATACCCATACTCTAAGTCTCAATGTACTGAGAGGTGTCAAGGTACTTCTTCCAATTTGAGATGTGTGGTGTGTAAATTTGTTTGAATAGCACCACAGTTGTGTTTTTCCGATTGACCATCTTCCTGGCTCAATTATCACCCAGTGGCATAATCATAATCTAATGTAAAAGCAGAATTCATCTATCGAACAACAAGCACGTTCACCCTGGATCTACAGATGACTACAATTGATGGCTGAAACTACAATGAGCCCAACAACAGCTATTTGTAGGATGAACAGTCCAATCGCAGTATGGACAATATTCCATATTAACATACCACTGTCTTCACCATTGTACTCAAGGCAGTTCTCAAACATGAGCTTCACATCTGCCACAAACTCCTCCTTTGCTACATACTCTCCTTCATTCAACTTCTTTTCAATAGTAGACAGGTCCATTGGAGTCtattagaaaaagaaaacatccaaAAGTATCAATTTCCTGTCTGAAGCAACATAATCAAGACGTTTTTTTATCCATGGCACATACCTGTATGATCTCATGATAGTTGGGAGCGTAGGACTCATCAACAGGCTCCATGAAAGGCCAAGCATCTTTATGGGCCTTAAGGGCTTCCAAGACTAAAGAGAATTAATTAGACATGTTAGAAGgaagaaataattaaaatatttaaggaTTATTTAATCTTCATGCATGCattggaggggggaaaaaaagcctcaCCTTTGTACAATGCTGTGTAATCATCATCCATTTCATAACTGTAGGACACAAAGAGAATTAACAAAATGTCGTTCTAGCTTAAGAGAGATAACAGTTTCCCTAGAGCAATGTAGTCATGCTTCTTACAACTCTTTGGTCTTGCGAGCACGTCGGATGGGTGAATGGGGCTCCAGATGCAGCAGCTCGGGGGGCAGGGGCTTTCCCTGAGACAGCAACCAGGCCTTCTCCTCACGCAGCTTCCTCCGCTTGGCTCGTTCTAAAACATTGTGGCAACAAATTGAGACGCATGAGACGGCGGGGGGGAGAAAGCAGGCTTGAAAGAAGAACTtatgtttgtttcatgttaCATTTTGCACCTGTTACACATATACTGTTAAAAATACATATCTTTAAGAAAACACAAGACAACGGCGATGAAAGCTGTTCACTCACCACTTTAAAATGGCATGAGTAATGAAAAGGCAGGGATCAGATAAAAGTGGCTCTATGTTACAATATTAAACGCTTCAACTTGCAACCCCTACTACGAAGATTAAAGATTATGGTGGATGTAGACCAATGTGTCATTAATAAGAAGAGAGGAGCAAGGCAGCGTTCACAGATGTACTAACCCTCCACGGCTTTTATTCGCTCCATCTCTTCCCGCTGCCGCTCCTCCAGCAGGagcctctcctcctcccgccGCTGTTCAGCCAGCAGTGCCTGTCTCTCCACATCCTCCTCCTTCTGTTTCTGCTTCTCCCCCACTGCAAGCGCAAGgtcctacacacaaacacagacagagagaccagCGTGTTGTAATGTCCTATACAACCATGGCATCTACATTCAGACTGGTGTCAGATGAGTGCACTCACCTCCACCTCTTCCTTGTTGCTTATGTGCTTCTCAGAAAGGCGGTAAGAAGTGCGCATGGCAGCAGGGTCCATACGTTTCTGCTTTAGCTCTTTCTCCTTGGGGAGAGCACAaaggtcagggcaacagcagcacgACTGTGGCAAGTAGTCTCTCAGCTCGCAAAATATGATCATTTATTGATGCAGAGGACTGCTTTTCATCCCCATTCCATTCAAACATGTAATGAAACAGCTAATCTGATTTGGAATTGTAACGCTTTGTTCACGCACAGATTTCCACTTTTAACACAATCCAGCTGACTGAAAagtttttatctaaataaaCAGTCGCAAAAAAGCAACTGAAGCAGATTTCTTCTGGACAGTAGCTAAAGAGAGTGGACATTGTGAGCGCAGATGATTGTGCAAatcgggagagagagagagaaaaaaaaaaaaactgagtaaAAAGGGAGTTGAAGCATCACAGCCTTTTATAGCTCCTGTCAGGGGCCATCTGTCGTGCACATTCTGAGAGGCACGGCCTATTAAGAGGAACTCTACGAGCAGCTAGGGGGAGGCAGGGGACTGAAGCTATCACCCCCGGGTTGATGGTGCCTGTGGCAAGCTGCGCCCATCAAAGTCACAGCACTGAAAGGACCAcagcccctcccccaccacGGCGACGACACGGCCCGGCCTCGCTCTTCACTGTACTGACAGCACTTAATCCCATACAGGCAAGATGGACTGCCTCAGAAGTCACCACTTAAGAGGTCAAAAAACTGCAGTGCTGCAGGCAGTCAATCACAACAGTCCATCCAGCCTCAAGGTGAGGGGCTACCTCCTGACGACTCTGAATGCCAGGTGGCTTTGACAGAATTGAGGAGGGAACCACAGCATCTAAGTGTTTCACAAGCAACCATatacaaaactacaaaaaataaataaatcaatcaaatatACATGCCACAACGTAGGTGAACACTGACACATTAAAGCAAGAAGCAGATACTTATTCATAATTAACGGTTTCAGTACTAATATAttgatgttgttgtttatgCGGACATGCAAATAAGTTCTCAAAAAGGGTAATGGTTCCCTTTGATGGTGTGGAACCAATGAAGGCTGAATACCGACCTTGTGCTCAATCATACTTCTGATCTCTGGCAGGAAGTTCTGGCTAATGATGCGGTAGAGGTGGCGATCTTGAGGTGAAGATTTGTCCTTGATGCTTTCAGCAAGTCTGGTCCACTGCTCCTCTGTGTCACAGACCAGTGACCAAGCCCCACGTTCATgctctgagaagaaacagacacacattcagGATCATCAAGGAGGCAAATGCAAATTTGGCCCTCACAATATGTTGGATCGCAATGAGAGGATGAGATGACTGGAAACATTCAGACAAAATTTACACAGCGGTTTTGCTATTCCATGCATGATGCATCATGA
Proteins encoded in this window:
- the cecr2 gene encoding cat eye syndrome critical region protein 2 isoform X3 — protein: MAQASETAHSHSYFLMELEQALLKQNQDFLADLLCCLLQGCYQRRDITPQAFSGYLEDIINYRWELEEGKPNPLKQCPFEELPPRTQVELLHRLCDYRLDAADVFDLLKGLDADSLRVEPLGQDGNGALYWYFYGTRMYKEEPVQRKYTSELYEMPEKKKRGRPPKKKTLEESELSPAESMITEESEESCDSSSASEHERGAWSLVCDTEEQWTRLAESIKDKSSPQDRHLYRIISQNFLPEIRSMIEHKEKELKQKRMDPAAMRTSYRLSEKHISNKEEVEDLALAVGEKQKQKEEDVERQALLAEQRREEERLLLEERQREEMERIKAVEERAKRRKLREEKAWLLSQGKPLPPELLHLEPHSPIRRARKTKEFYEMDDDYTALYKVLEALKAHKDAWPFMEPVDESYAPNYHEIIQTPMDLSTIEKKLNEGEYVAKEEFVADVKLMFENCLEYNGEDSEYTIMAESLERCFSRALLKHFPSEDGDTDEEFQVSKEDRDRKEKKRSKQRQSGPESLIRATEQVQRRRTTNGKADEDIHKSGPPYPPSPWKNGTPYPQCVPPNQHNPGFDGRPNLYHPAQQQLHHPAGSLGPGMFVQRMMIDPRYPYPGQRPGDPGLQRMPHNFNMQPPYGNGPHFGPRYPVGPEGRPLQPQYQEQQRHSYMGPTHGPSLGPRPMALQSGGLCTPPTEGHMYTSRQRPEGQIVHPNGPRYPGSEVPPQHSSYPPYCPPGIPNMWSGVGPQGHQRPNGPVISDPNISNQHPFNHNHSLAPKPWPNQAAGYPPTSGQYRMSSSVGSPGPVSQRPVASHQDQKSHLASMLESPEMLALQQLSSGSTHQRTGTFAGFPHGNSVPPHSPQQCSTEKFGRPSAEVHSAHSSDVGLTESKMPNMHMAQGTMASANSENTPLRNSSEFASRPIGNMQSPEWRRMRDPSEQAGPLHGTDRDHHQNIPPLMVHNAHPQHVPSQQTAQNTTLQNIPQHIPQTIPPQQMHQNPQPQEHPTNTSSETPVKNHNSSPEKNPTQHTHQNSSTQAPQNADPLGPMHGMPQSAPHGAQSGTQQPAPLTSLPPSHPVSQLPPQPSPADHGDQRPNEPPSRQESGGSSGPQEGTNLRTAKSAPANGHYKQNFGAEGQSQLAGQPTGHMQGPIPNQGEAVPTHPQVQENGSMVRYGLSGQTHQPYGQHAGKPLPQANSQPFLNQQMAHPMSPHQNPARYPGYHQQCSPYTYMGSEPAHGPANAFPQYQQQQYYTHHQSNSRGGYPGEEWFRPQYQPRPLSSAFPPTGGTSINGRLKDSSISPMGSEGSGGSLMSPNSISDGHHGGAVVNRDARSPVKPPRTGEVSDRSDSPKEILDLDSHNAHSRNPQMQHMVNLMYNPRGMHPGMQQGGALPSHMMPRSLFSSHPYPGGHYAPQQPHPHLMEALQRPQHLPFPPGQTRMAMYRHPQAGGHFQGMMVPQRSMVPEHLLHSGQQMKSGVSSTAQSSKQGV